A stretch of DNA from Brachyhypopomus gauderio isolate BG-103 chromosome 7, BGAUD_0.2, whole genome shotgun sequence:
tataggtgcagtggAGGCATGGACTGTAACTGTGTTAGTGAGCTTCTGCTCACTCCACCTGTCCCTGCTCTCTGGACACCAGGCGAGTACACGAACACGTCAAACGTCAATGTAACATTAATATTCTAGATGAAGGTAACTGTACCAAGGTCTCCATCATTAATAATTGGATTAGGAACCTCCTAGGAACCTAATTAATCTGACAGTGATTCTTGTCACAGCCCCTGTTAGCATCACAGCTAATGCTAGAGCGTTGGTTCCTGGTTTCCTGGCTGGAGCACAGCCAGCCCCTTGTGTTCCTTAACCAGTATTCAAACGCAGCAGGCCTCACATACATCCTCCAACTGCTCTGCACCTCACCCCCAGGCTTCGCATTCCCGGACTGGGCCTACAAGCCGGAGTCCAGCCCCGGTTCACGGCAGATCCAGCTGTGGCACTTCATCCTGGAGCTCCTGCAGAAGGAAGAGTACCAGGGAGTGATCGCCTGGCAGGGCGACTATGGCGAGTTTGTCATCAAAGACCCCGATGAGGTGGCCCGACTGTGGGGCATCCGCAAATGCAAGCCCCACATGAACTATGACAAGCTGAGTCGAGCACTGAGGTGGGGAACACAGCCCGGCCGCTCTCATCTCCTCATTACGTAGCCGCCCACACCACAGCCATTAATGGTGCCGCTTTTCCATGTTGAAGATGAGGCAAATGTCAACCATGCCAACTGTTATTTCTGGGTATTTCTAAATATTTGTCAGCATATGATTATTATATTTAATAGCTGGATAAGATCAGCATTCGATGTAGTTGGTCCTAAAATATATCATGAAATATATATgtcattaataaataaatcaggtcACAGGGTGTTGAAAACATATATTCAGGCAGCCAGAAGTAGGTTGGAAGGTACTGGAAGCAAACCTGTAGCATTCATTCCTGTTATTGGATGCTTATTAAACTTTGTTGATTAACTGAGTCACACACTGTGTTTTTAACTCAGTTAATCTCATACTTAATGTTCCACACGTGCCCTATAATGGCTCCAAAGTGGACTCTGATGTCATGACTAGTTATATTTCAATCAATCCCAAGAAAAGcgaaagaaaaaaagacaaaaagagtaAAATAACATTTTACAATTGAAATAAAATAATTGTGTTAAACTAAAAGGAAATTGATTAGGTGAATAAACAATGAACATGAAGCTATATGACTAATCAGCTGTCTGACATCTTCATTAAACCAGGCCAGTGTGTCCCATCCTGGTCCCTGGACTCATGTACAGCCTCCATTTTGTCTATGTCCCAGCTCCTAAAGCCATGGGAAACAGAAATGCCAGCTACAGGTGTGCTTGAGGGCTTAGACTGAATGAAGACATGGACTAACCTGtgataaaacataaaaaatgtttaaacaaGAAAAAGAGACCAGAACCTGCTTAacattttcacacactacatacttTCACACACTTGTGGCAGTTTCATTATTTGGATGAAAACTCGTGTGCTGTTAATTCATTATTAACTGCTATTCATTCCAAATTTACTGATTTAATTGCTTTATTGATTTAAATCAGCTATTATAAAACCTCTGTGTGAAATTATGATGCAGAATTCCAGATCTCCTTTTCGTCCACTCTCTAAACATGTCCATGCTTTGATCTTTGATGTCTACATCAGCTAAAGTGAAGCCTTCAGAGCAATATTTAAAAAAAGTATGTTGGATGAGAGCCACGTACTCTGATATATCTTAACATCTCACCATCGGATAAGAACCACACTCTGAAATATCTTAACATCTCACCATCGGATGAGAACCACACTCTGAAATGTATTAACATCTCACCATCAGATGAGAACCACACTCTGAAATGTATTAACATCTCACCATCGGATGAGAACCACACTCTGAAATGTATTAACATCTCACAATCGGATGAGAACCACACTCTGAAATGTATTAACATCTCACCATCGGATGAGAACCACACTCTAAAATGTCTTAACATCTCACGATCGGATGAGAACCACACTCTGAAATGTATTAACATCTCACCATTGGATGAGAACCACACTCTGAAATGTATTAACATCTCACCATCGGATGAGAAACACACTCTGAAATATTGAAACATTTTCAACAGTTTCACTGCAGATGATTTGCTATTGCTTATCTGTAGAagcaatattttgtttggggaCATTTTGAAAGCTGTTTTTCCTCCAAAGAAGGTCAATACGTTCAATTCTGTGGCATCTTTAAATGTCCAAATAACTATTGCAAGAGGCTCTTACAGACAATATTTGTCAATAAGGATTTTGAAATTAAGTCTCAGATTGATCTTTCCATCATCAGACATATATCATCTCTGCTTTCGAAGGCCGCAAGGCGTGAAACTTTTTAAGGATTTGACGTATCGGCCCTTGTCATGCAAGTAGTCCTTTGTGTGCTAAACACCCTCACTAATCTTCTTCTTACTTATGCAAATCGTTTCCCACAATCCTCCATCTTTCAGCCTTGCTaccgccccctcccccgcccctcCCTGCTCCCCCACCTTCTCTTTAATAGACGCTGTCGCTCCCTGCTAATTGTTATGAATTGGTGCGGGCCGTAATTGGCCTTTTTGATTAGCCTTTCTTAATTGCTCAATTAAGGGGCAAAGCACGATTGCCATGCAAAGCAAAAGCGTGCAAATCACTGGTATAGCGGGTTGCATTATGGGTACTTGTGTTGAACTACTGAACTGGGTAGAAGGAAACCAAGCATGTAGTGTTTgaaatttgagtgtgtgtatgccaCTCTAAGCTACGTGTAAGCTCACAGTAAGGATGTATATGGAGATAAATCACATAGGTCGGACTGATTCTCCATGTGGAGTCATGTAGGGGCAAAGGATGCTGGGATGACCGCTGTGTTATAACGATGTTTGTGATTCATGTGAATGAGGATAGTGGAGACTTGACTACCTTCTCAGAGTAATGGCTCAGCTACCTAAAAAGTGCTAAATGTTATAGTCACCTTATTAGAGACTAACCCAGATGGTGGTGTTTGCACATGGACGTTCATGGACCGTGGTCTTCAAACCAAACCTTCCTGCTCTCTCCCATAGCCCTGGAGCTTCAGGGGCGTTCACTGTCACGCACTGTACAAAAGCGTTTAGAGTGAATCAGATTTCTTTATAAATAACTCAATTACATAATTTTGTATATTTTACAAATTCAGCATCACTAATGATTGTAACAGGAATCCATGGATGCAATTCCAAAAAACTGGGGAAAaaagggtgtggggggtgtctTCCTGCTTTTTCCAGTCTTCCTACTCCTCATCTCTGACTtctcttcccttctctctctctatctctctctctctctctccttctgcccTGTAACTCTGCAGGTACTACTACAACAAACGTATTTTGCACAAAACAAAAGGGAAACGCTTCACCTATAAGTTTAACTTCAGCAAGGTGGTTCTGGTGAATTATCCCCTGCTGGACATGGCGAGCTCTCCGTTCCTGCTGACCCCAAACCACTTCAGCGGAGGCGCCGCCGCCCCGGACTGCAACCCGGTCACCCCCGAGGTATGAGGGAATGGGTGTGTGGGGGAAATTTGCGGGAATTTGATCGAAGGACACTAACGTTACATACTTGTTATATAAGATACAACATATGTCCTGTCAAATATAAATTGACCGAAAATAGGCGTATAGCTACTTATAGGCAGAATGTGACTAAAGAGAGGATATTAACCCAAACTTTCATACGCCTTTTCACTCACAGCCCGAAGCCCCGTGTTAATAAAGGTAAAGCAGAAAGCAGAAGTTGGTCATAGCAGTGTCTTGCACCTTGTAAGGACGTGAAAACACGAGCCTTGTGCACAATGTCTTTAAACGAGGAAGGACTCAGACATTGGACAGCAAAGATGTCAGTTAGATTTACTCGAGCAATAATCCATCGGGGAGTGTTACTCTGTTGAATTGCTCAACATGAAAAGCATGAAATTTGTGGAGTATCACCTCATTTCACAACCTTTGTCAGTGAGACATAACTCACTGTAGCTGTAACTTTAGCTGAATCGGATCATCTGCCAACTTTGAATAGTTACAGTGTGAGAAAGTTCTGTAGTTAGAGTAGTTTAGTTAAAGAGAGAAGacgggtggggggaggggggggtcggATTCTGCCAAGGTGAAGCAGAAAGAAGAGAGAAATGTCAAGGAGGGTGTTAAGGGGTCTTAAACGAAAAGACACATTTATCCCCTTCCGCTCATTGTCACCTTGTCTGCTGCATTCATTGATGGCATTAACTCAAAATGAAAGAAATGTACGAAATTTAAGAAGGAGAATATCAGAGCAGTTCAACATAATTAATGCAGGCTTGATAGAAAACCCAGATCACTCGGAGTCACTCAGAAGTGAACCCTAACGGCAAGTCCTGTTCTCTACGCGGCACCGTGTCCTGCCTCCTGTACCTCAGACacaaagacatttcagtttCCGTGATTTACCTTCGTCCTTGACGTTTGAAGTGCTACACTAACCCTGCCTCTCATTTTACAACAGTTAGTGAAACAACTTTCCAACAGTTTTTCCATGCCATGTGCCGTATTGGAAATAACTCTCTCTTTACATTTTCCCACATTTTTAACATGTcttatataacatatataatgAAGTGCATCAATTCATTAACCTAAACTCTAAGTCTAaactctttttctctctgcttcttggcttttctttctctccaatccctttccctcttcctctcgctctctttctctctctctctctctctttctctctctcctgccctcacTTTTTCCTTTCATCCAACTTTTCATCTCCATCGCTGGAATTGTCTCAGGCCCTGCAGTCCTTGTTCCCGCGGCTGCCCGAGTCCGGGCGGGGAGGTGCGCTGTTCGAACGCGGGAGCTCCACGGCTGCTCCGGGACCAGACGCAGACAAACTCCGACTGGACACCTTCCCTTTCCTCAGCCCAGGTGAGTCCCGACCCGGCCGGCGCGAGGATGCTGGGCGGGGTGTGCGGAAGGAGACCGGGCCCGACGGAAGGGTTTTAGAAACGGGGAGGAGATTGAGTGGAGAGCTGATGGGATGTCTGTGTTGGTGGCTGTTGTGTAAGCAGCCTGAGGGGTCTCACCAGGATGTTGACGCCCACAGAGTAAATATGGGAGATAAATATCCACACTGAGACCCAGACTTGTGTTTCAGTCACTGAGCAGCATGAGAGGTGATTGGATCCATGTATTCACTTTATCTTTGTGAGTGTTAGTTACCATTTGCATATTACTGTGAACATTTGCATATCACTTTGCACATTTGCATATTGATGGATATGCTTCAGCACTTCCTCTGTGAAAAGACATAAAGCTCtctattagtgtgtgtgtttctgtgtgtgtgtgtgtgtgtgtgtgtgtgtgtgtgtgtgtgtgtgtgtgtgtgtgtgtgtgtgtgtgtgtgtgtgtgtgtgtatgttgaagTACTTGACTACCATTCCTTTGTCTCTCCTCCATTTGTGCGTTATGGTATCAGTGCAGGATGGTATCAGTGCATTATGGTATCAGAATGTATGTTTGTTTGGccacatgtgtgtttgttttagtgtgtgtgtgtgcgtgtttgtttgtttggtgtgtgtgtgtgagacccccCCTTACTTGTTTGTCCTGAGGTCCTattcctccctcctcctcttctcccctgATCTCACTCCCATGTGTCCCCCCTGTCCTAATCCCTTCCCAGGCAGGAAGGCCCTAATTGAGGGTGCAGGCTTCATTTTGTGGCCTGTGGGCACCCATTACTGTGTTTTCATAAGCAAGTGAGGACTGCCTGACTGATTCAATATTCATGTGTCTCCTAGCTACTCctggcccagcacacagagagactgCAGCACTGTCAAATTAGGCCTGCATAGTAAATAACAGCGATatggtgtgagacagagagaagaagaagatgaagaagaagaagtcagagagagggagagtgagaaacagggagagtgagagtgagaaacagagagagggagaatgagagacagagagtgagaatgagagacagagtgagagacagagagggagcgtgagagacagaaagtgacagaatgagagagaaaagacAAATGTGAGAAGACGGTCCTCGAGTTTGACAAATCTACAGTTTCGGGAAATTCCAGGaaggatttttattttttttttagtttataGAAAAACAAGTTCAGCCAACATAGAAACTTTAGGAAACAACAAATGGTTTCAGTTCAGATACATTAAGAAGTTTCTATTTTTTATGTAACCATGAATAGAAGTTATTTGTTCAACATTAAACATTTTTTGAAATGTACAAATTGTGTATTTAGAGCTTTACACATATTTCTGATATCTGTATTTTTTCTAAATTATTTTTTCCATCTCTTTCCTTCCTAGCCACCCCGTGTTACTCCAAACCCCAGTCCATGTTGGGTGCTTACCCCCGCAATCCTCCATTTGACTACTCCTGGGGCTTCAACCCATATCTCCCTGGGGCTTTCTCCCTAAACAACTGCCCCAAACTGCCCCCAAGTTCCCTTTACCCCTCCCACTTCTATCCCAACCCACTTCAGTCCAGCCTGTCCCAGCTGCCACACCCCTTCTCCTCTCTGCTGCCccctggagacacaggtggagcaGAGCGGGCCCAAACGGGAGGAACCAACGGTTCAGCGGGCGTTCCCTCTGCGCGGCTCTGCCTCCCACCCTACCACAGCGGCCTGCTGCAGGGCCGGACTGAGGCCGGCGGCGTGGGCCTGGGGGCGGCTGAGAGGGAGCGGGCCGAAGCCCACCCTGGCCTCCCGGGCGCGGGGGTCGGGCTGGGCCTGGGCCTGGGTCTCGGAGGTCTGGGGCTGGCCAGTGCGGGGAGTGTGCAGAGCCCGGCCGACCGCCGCGCTAGTTTGAAACAGGACCCGGAGTCGGACTCGGAGCTGGAGATCACAGACCTGAGCGACTGCAGCTCGGAGAATGAGCTGGACTTCCCCTCGGCAAAAGAGCACAGACTGGGAGGACGACCTCACATGCTGGAAGCAAAGACAGGAGGCCTGGGGGGAGCCCTACCACCcctttcctctcttcctccacctgTATCCCCCCATCCTCTCAAAAGCCTGGTGCCCTTGTCTCCACCACCCCCCTCTCTGCCTCCACCCCTGTCTCCTTCCCTTACTCTGGTTGACCAGCATAGAGAAACAGACACTCTCAAACTCAGTCATAGTTAATGGGCTCTGTTCTCTTCACATTCTGGCTATATCAagcactctctgtctctttctctttgtcctGTTTCCTCAccagataattttttttttttgtttttttcaaagAAAATGATACATCTTCttgtgtttttaatgttttgCTCTCGTTACCTGTTCTGCATATTTTTGTCTTGGTCTCAGTGTTGAAACGCtgggattatttatttatttatttatttattacatatatTATTTTTATACCAATCATTTACATACTATGTGCAGCCTTTTACATTTACAGTCCAGCATTTATAAGTGTCATTTTTATGTTTTAGTGATTAAGTTATTACACTTAATTTAtctaatgtttttatattcTGAAAATGTAATTATTTGTTAATTGCAATTCCATTATTTTTCTGTTTGAAATGTGAAATATTTAAACTGCACATGCAAAATCAGGACCAGCTTATGTGTGAAATCACTAAAAACTAATAATTAACTAAGAGATTTTTCAGCTATGAAACTGTTTTCAAATTTTTCATCCTGGCTTTAGTGTGAACCAATCGTAGATGCAAATGTCCACCGAGAATCCGTTTTAAATACATTATTTAGGAAACCATTACTAACCTTTGATGTTAAAATATAAGATTATCTTTAAAAGATAACTACTGACAAGATAACTATTAAGTTCGTAAGCTAGaaacttttaaaaatatataatgtaGTTTCATTCATTGTTTTTTTATACTTGTAAAATGTAAACAGTAACTCCCTCTACTGACGGTGTTATCAAAACATTCAACAACTACACATCGTTAGTCTCGGCAGCGAACTGGGTTCCACATATTAAATATGAAGTATGTTGATTTTGTTGCAATGAATTAATTACTGAAGCCTGCAGTTACTACTGTTTTCGCGTTTTGTAGTTTAGGTTACATCTTAGTCACGCAGAGTAATTTTACTTCTTCTGACAGGAGCGTTTGAACAGGGTTTGTATTTGCACAACTTTTACAGCTCATATGTCCAGTGTTAATCTCTTCAATGCAAGATTTGAGCTGCATAATTTAAACCTGCAATAAATGTAATTTTTGTGGAACTCTTTTATTAGAAAATTAGTTGTATTGCAGTAACGCACCTACTTGTTCTGCGCTGGAAAGCTGGAAATAGAAACGTTGTCAAACATTGCCATCTAGTGGTGAGATATGACTCCTGCAGACAGAAGTTGCATTTGAATGTAACTTTCTCAAATTGTCTTTTCAAGGAAGGGTGTCCCCTTTTTGCACATTGTTGCATAATATGTTTATTACGCTGGGCTTTATATTTCATCTGTTTGCTTTTACCTATTTGTTCCCTTGTAGAGTTATCATGGTTATTCTGTGCTAAAATGTCTTATTTAAAACTACTGTAAAACATTCAGACAGAGTATGAGAGACTGAGTAAGGAAGTGCTTAAATTCACACCTATATTTCCTTGTATATATTTTGTGTATATTACATCCAATTGCTATTATTACTATATGAGATTGATGTATTGGTGTGATTTAATTCTGTATTTAAAAATGAGAACTGATGCTGGAGTATAGTCAGCTGTGGGATATCGTGTTTCAGAAGTATAAAAAGAAAGCACTTGTTTTCTGGGAGGTTAGATGTGGATGTGGTTGAGGTTCAAATGTATAACATTTTCTCAACACCATCTGTTCACACCCTTTCCTCATCTTGCAGCCACTTTGCAGAATGCTTCTGCAATGCCAGAGTACCCTGCTGCCAGTTATGTTTGATAGTTTATATTCTCAGATTCACTGAGTGATAGATTACTGTAATGAGTCAAATGTGAGTGATATTGGGTTTTGCACATTTTGGGAGAAATAAGTCAAATATTTTGACTGATTGAATGTTTGTTTTTGATAGTTACAGCCGAAAACTGTAGAAAACTTGAGAATAACACAAAAAATCTAAGCTTTTTCTAAGACAAAATACCAGAACTCTGACTGCTAAAGGTAAGGTCTAATGAGAATGGAgcataactgtaatgcaaatgttTTCTGGGACAGCAAACACAATAATATACCCACAATTTAGACAAAATACATTTGTTACATCAGTGTATTATATAAAACTACCAATGTACATAGATTTtcctttgtgtatttgtgtgtacacattgaaaaacaaaaaacaaaaacagcattttctttgcagtatttttttttgtgttttaatgTAAAATTGGAAATTgaacaaaatgaaaaaagaGCTAAAATAATATCTTCAAAAGCAATAAACGTTATTCTGAGATGTGAGAGTGTATATTTGTCACTGTACAAGGCTTCCACTGTACTGTTTGATATAAAATGGAAGTGATGCTACAGATGGAGATTAATCTGCTTTGCTTCCCAGACAGGGCTGAGTGTCCTAAAAGTGCCTCCACTCAAAGACCATCGTTAATTGGTAGCATGAATGTCATGTTAAACGTTCCTCTCTCATTTAAGGCCATCTTAGCACTACGATGCTTTTAGAAATGAGGCTTTTCAAAAGTTCAGGTTCTGTCTGGACATTTAGACTTAGTACATCTGACACAAACGTGCTTAACGCACATAAAGTCACTGGAAAACGACGGGCTTGTTTAAGTGTGCAGACAGTGAGTGATTGTCCACTTTCACGTCTATATGAGTCTGCAACTCCACCCCTCTGATATAAACACACCCATCAAATTTAACCACACCCTTCAAATTCAAACAGATGTCATATTCCAATTTAACCAAATTCTTAATACTGCTTCTCCATGCTTCCGTTGACATGCCAGACATACTATCACTAT
This window harbors:
- the erfl1 gene encoding ETS domain-containing transcription factor ERF-like, with amino-acid sequence MDCNCVSELLLTPPVPALWTPGEYTNTSQLLCTSPPGFAFPDWAYKPESSPGSRQIQLWHFILELLQKEEYQGVIAWQGDYGEFVIKDPDEVARLWGIRKCKPHMNYDKLSRALRYYYNKRILHKTKGKRFTYKFNFSKVVLVNYPLLDMASSPFLLTPNHFSGGAAAPDCNPVTPEALQSLFPRLPESGRGGALFERGSSTAAPGPDADKLRLDTFPFLSPATPCYSKPQSMLGAYPRNPPFDYSWGFNPYLPGAFSLNNCPKLPPSSLYPSHFYPNPLQSSLSQLPHPFSSLLPPGDTGGAERAQTGGTNGSAGVPSARLCLPPYHSGLLQGRTEAGGVGLGAAERERAEAHPGLPGAGVGLGLGLGLGGLGLASAGSVQSPADRRASLKQDPESDSELEITDLSDCSSENELDFPSAKEHRLGGRPHMLEAKTGGLGGALPPLSSLPPPVSPHPLKSLVPLSPPPPSLPPPLSPSLTLVDQHRETDTLKLSHS